The DNA region GTTGCCGGAAAACCGCGAAGACGTTCTGGTGAACAATCGTTTGCGGCGAGCGTTGGGTGCGGCGATCGCCGCATTGCGGCTCGCTTCAAACGACCGCGATGTCCGACTCGCCGCAGCCCTCGCATTGCAGGGCGAGGCTGACGAGTCGCTGCTGCCGGCGATCGGCAAAGCGTTCGCGAAAGAAACCGATCCGGAGATTAAAAATCAGCTCGCACTGATCGGCGCGGCGACGCAGTTGCAAAGCGATGATGCCGCGACCCGGCTCGCCGCGGTCAAGGCCCTGGCGCAAGGAAACAGCCAGAACACCCGAGCGCTGCTGCTCGGCTTGCTGGAAAAAAAAGGCGATGCATACGTCGAGCGCGATCCGGCGATTCGCGCCGAAGCGCAACGCTCTCTCAACGCCGTCGAATCCAGAATCGCCAACGGTGAGCGCATCGCGCAGATTTTCAGCGGCATCAGCCTGGGCAGCATCCTGCTGCTGGCGGCGCTTGGCCTCGCCATCACCTACGGCTTGATGGGCGTGATCAACATGGCGCACGGCGAGATGATCATGATCGGCGCCTACGCGACCTGGCTCGTGCAGA from Burkholderiales bacterium includes:
- a CDS encoding urea ABC transporter permease subunit UrtB, which translates into the protein MSALAAKSLTRLLRSGFIAALLLSGAAHALTPEAIARLALGESDEKIEAINAIVAAGDASAIPLLQALQEGRLQTAGERVLIVDGETAIDAASRQAISPLPENREDVLVNNRLRRALGAAIAALRLASNDRDVRLAAALALQGEADESLLPAIGKAFAKETDPEIKNQLALIGAATQLQSDDAATRLAAVKALAQGNSQNTRALLLGLLEKKGDAYVERDPAIRAEAQRSLNAVESRIANGERIAQIFSGISLGSILLLAALGLAITYGLMGVINMAHGEMIMIGAYATWLVQNAFRDYAVGYFDWYLLCAVPVAFAAAALVGMLVERSVIRWLYGRPLETL